A stretch of Chanodichthys erythropterus isolate Z2021 chromosome 20, ASM2448905v1, whole genome shotgun sequence DNA encodes these proteins:
- the sdcbp2 gene encoding syntenin-2, with product MSLYPSLEDLKVDKVIRAQSQFANATSSTPAITQGVYQPQPATQGMPSSTLYPNLEELGDYMGLSLNSDEVQRNLALVPVAESQVAVPSSVGGMVRPVTGTDVGIRRAEIRPGLREVIICKDQEGKVGLRLRDIDNGVFVQLVQANSPAALGGLRFGDQVLQINGQNVAGWSSDKAHKALKAAAEQRIELIVRDRPFQRTVTMHKDSSGHVGFIFKSGRITSLVKDGSAARNGLLTDHYICEINGQNVIGLKDTQIKDILTTSPTAMTITIMPKFIYEHMIKKMSGGLLKSSMDHSVPEV from the exons ATGTCATTGTACCCATCCCTAGAGGACCTTAAAGTGGACAAGGTCATTAGG GCACAATCACAGTTTGCTAATGCCACTTCCAGTACCCCAGCCATCACCCAGGGCGTCTACCAGCCACAGCCTGCCACACAGGGGATGCCAAGCTCCA CTCTGTATCCGAATCTCGAGGAGCTGGGAGACTATATGGGCCTCAGTCTGAACAGTGATGAGGTCCAGAGAAACCTTGCGCTGGTCCCGGTGGCTGAGAgt CAAGTGGCAGTTCCAAGTTCTGTGGGCGGGATGGTGCGGCCCGTGACTGGTACAGACGTGGGTATCAGGAGGGCAGAGATTCGCCCAGGTCTTCGGGAGGTCATCATCTGCAAAGACCAGGAAGGAAAGGTCGGCCTCCGACTCAGAGATATCGATAAT GGAGTGTTTGTCCAGCTAGTGCAGGCAAACTCTCCAGCGGCTTTGGGCGGTCTGCGTTTTGGAGATCAGGTTCTGCAGATCAACGGGCAGAATGTTGCTGGTTGGAGCTCAGATAAGGCCCACAAAGCTCTGAAGGCAGCAGCTGAACAACGCATTGAGCTCATCGTCCGAGACAG ACCATTCCAGCGCACAGTCACCATGCATAAGGACAGCTCCGGACACGTGGGTTTCATCTTCAAATCCGGACGCATCACGTCTCTAGTGAAGGATGGTTCTGCTGCCCGCAATGGCCTGCTCACCGATCACTACATCTGCGAGATCAACGGCCAGAACGTCATTGGACTCAAG GACACTCAGATTAAGGACATCCTGACCACATCTCCCACTGCCATGACCATCACCATCATGCCTAAGTTCATCTACGAGCACATGATTAAGAA GATGTCAGGTGGCCTGCTAAAGTCCTCAATGGATCACTCTGTGCCTGAGGTCTGA
- the snphb gene encoding syntaphilin isoform X1 — protein MSSPSNKRSGSGSRNFDYCRFIELDYTPMESGIMVSMRQSRGFVTPKSPERHCRRSPAPVSNRDPYGNASLSSSSNSGSCKGSDGSPTHRHHMKYTSCNDNHGIRPPPPEQYLTPLQQKEVCIRHLRARLKETIDRLQDRDTEIDELRTQLSRMQEDWIEEECHRVEAQLALKEARREIQQLKQVVDVVRSSLGDTDTGVQKCFQDINLQNHKLESLLQSMEMAQISTTKSGEPLAGGGVVGAGLEVSEGLVESSEGSPARSLTRSSTYTKLSDQTGPERGGNESGCDIPCLSGEGTQDSGFVCCGDSGRGASKADLLLEAAFLSQETASLLNAYSRLPHSSTYEALCNSEPGVVPLRCSGIGMGTSVSISNPCLSHHHLYLHHLREQGIQTDHSPASAPAHGPSTSFNSDLDTIAERTFRSQACSPTSTWMSDEGDDLESVTTESAITATVATTSFVNDFSTKSATVVAMEPCAPTVSVTKGPASLALIPMESSVKETTVSASLTVLPITTTALTTETIGSPVTNSVQPLTDPLPDPDTSPCSVQPLVETEEDTLPQTTQPRSVLTEAGVAGDNVIDIDADDEDEVDESATNTESKSSGCGLPVKNYWSRHFLVDLLAVVVPVVPTVAWLCRGPHRDGQPMYHIGSLLRGCCTVALHSLRRGGGLRHYPAGGGGPGGMNI, from the exons TTTTGACTATTGCAGGTTTATAGAGCTAGACTACACACCCATGGAGTCAGGCATTATGGTCTCTATGAGACAAAGCAGAGGATTTGTGACACCAAAGTCCCCGGAACGCCACTGTCG ACGAAGTCCAGCACCCGTCAGTAACCGCGATCCCTATGGAAATGCCTCTCTTAGCAGCAGTAGCAATTCAGGATCATGCAAGGGCAGTGATGGAAGCCCAACCCATAG GCATCACATGAAATACACTTCCTGCAATGATAACCATGGAATCCGGCCCCCTCCACCTGAGCAATATCTAACTCCACTGCAACAGAAAGAGGTGTGTATCAGACACCTGAGAGCACGGCTTAAAGAGACCATCGACAGACTACAGGACAG GGACACTGAGATTGATGAGTTGCGTACTCAGCTGTCTCGTATGCAAGAAGACTGGATTGAAGAGGAGTGCCACCGTGTGGAGGCCCAGCTGGCTCTGAAAGAGGCTCGCAGGGAGATCCAGCAGCTTAAACAGGTTGTAGATGTTGTCCGATCCAGTCTGGGAGACACTGACACAGGGGTGCAGAAGTGCTTCCAAGACATAAACCTCCAGAACCACAAGCTGGAGTCTTTATTGCAAAGCATGGAGATGGCTCAGATCAGCACCACCAAATCAGGAGAACCCCTGGCAGGTGGAGGGGTGGTGGGGGCAGGGCTGGAGGTCAGCGAGGGCCTGGTGGAGTCTTCCGAAGGCTCCCCAGCTCGCTCGCTTACCCGCAGCTCTACCTACACCAAGCTGAGTGACCAGACCGGCCCGGAACGTGGGGGTAATGAAAGCGGGTGTGACATTCCATGTTTGTCAGGCGAGGGCACACAGGACAGCGGGTTTGTTTGCTGCGGAGACAGCGGAAGAGGAGCCAGCAAGGCAGATCTGCTCCTGGAGGCTGCATTTTTGTCTCAAGAGACTGCTTCGCTGCTCAATGCGTACTCCCGCCTGCCACACTCCTCCACTTATGAGGCGCTGTGCAACAGTGAGCCTGGAGTTGTGCCACTCCGCTGCAGTGGGATCGGAATGGGAACCAGTGTTAGCATAAGTAATCCATGTCTGTCGCATCATCACTTATACCTGCACCACCTCCGTGAGCAAGGCATTCAAACCGACCATTCCCCGGCTTCAGCCCCTGCCCACGGCCCCAGTACATCTTTTAACTCTGATCTGGACACTATTGCTGAGCGTACCTTCCGCTCTCAGGCCTGCAGCCCGACCTCTACGTGGATGTCTGATGAGGGAGATGATCTGGAGTCGGTAACTACAGAGTCAGCCATTACTGCAACAGTTGCCACAACTTCCTTTGTCAACGATTTTTCCACTAAGTCTGCAACGGTTGTAGCAATGGAGCCTTGCGCACCAACTGTATCAGTTACAAAAGGACCTGCATCTTTAGCGTTGATCCCCATGGAGTCTTCTGTCAAGGAGACTactgtttcagcatccctcaCAGTCTTACCAATCACAACGACAGCTTTGACCACAGAGACCATTGGATCTCCAGTAACTAACTCTGTTCAACCTCTAACAGACCCTTTGCCAGACCCTGACACCTCCCCTTGCTCTGTGCAGCCATTGGTTGAGACAGAAGAGGACACCCTTCCACAGACCACTCAGCCTCGTAGTGTACTTACAGAGGCTGGGGTTGCAGGGGATAATGTTATCGATATAGATGCAGATGATGAAGATGAGGTTGATGAGAGTGCTACGAACACAGAGTCCAAGTCGTCTGGCTGTGGTTTACCAGTGAAGAACTACTGGAGCCGGCACTTCCTAGTGGATTTGCTTGCAGTGGTCGTGCCGGTGGTGCCCACAGTGGCATGGCTCTGTCGGGGTCCACACCGGGATGGTCAGCCTATGTACCATATTGGTTCTCTATTGCGGGGTTGCTGCACCGTGGCCCTCCATTCCCTGCGCCGAGGAGGTGGTCTTCGACATTACCCCGCAGGAGGAGGTGGTCCAGGAGGAATGAATATATGA
- the snphb gene encoding syntaphilin isoform X2, translated as MLSSPTASPVFDYCRFIELDYTPMESGIMVSMRQSRGFVTPKSPERHCRRSPAPVSNRDPYGNASLSSSSNSGSCKGSDGSPTHRHHMKYTSCNDNHGIRPPPPEQYLTPLQQKEVCIRHLRARLKETIDRLQDRDTEIDELRTQLSRMQEDWIEEECHRVEAQLALKEARREIQQLKQVVDVVRSSLGDTDTGVQKCFQDINLQNHKLESLLQSMEMAQISTTKSGEPLAGGGVVGAGLEVSEGLVESSEGSPARSLTRSSTYTKLSDQTGPERGGNESGCDIPCLSGEGTQDSGFVCCGDSGRGASKADLLLEAAFLSQETASLLNAYSRLPHSSTYEALCNSEPGVVPLRCSGIGMGTSVSISNPCLSHHHLYLHHLREQGIQTDHSPASAPAHGPSTSFNSDLDTIAERTFRSQACSPTSTWMSDEGDDLESVTTESAITATVATTSFVNDFSTKSATVVAMEPCAPTVSVTKGPASLALIPMESSVKETTVSASLTVLPITTTALTTETIGSPVTNSVQPLTDPLPDPDTSPCSVQPLVETEEDTLPQTTQPRSVLTEAGVAGDNVIDIDADDEDEVDESATNTESKSSGCGLPVKNYWSRHFLVDLLAVVVPVVPTVAWLCRGPHRDGQPMYHIGSLLRGCCTVALHSLRRGGGLRHYPAGGGGPGGMNI; from the exons ATGCTGTCGTCTCCCACTGCATCTCCAGT TTTTGACTATTGCAGGTTTATAGAGCTAGACTACACACCCATGGAGTCAGGCATTATGGTCTCTATGAGACAAAGCAGAGGATTTGTGACACCAAAGTCCCCGGAACGCCACTGTCG ACGAAGTCCAGCACCCGTCAGTAACCGCGATCCCTATGGAAATGCCTCTCTTAGCAGCAGTAGCAATTCAGGATCATGCAAGGGCAGTGATGGAAGCCCAACCCATAG GCATCACATGAAATACACTTCCTGCAATGATAACCATGGAATCCGGCCCCCTCCACCTGAGCAATATCTAACTCCACTGCAACAGAAAGAGGTGTGTATCAGACACCTGAGAGCACGGCTTAAAGAGACCATCGACAGACTACAGGACAG GGACACTGAGATTGATGAGTTGCGTACTCAGCTGTCTCGTATGCAAGAAGACTGGATTGAAGAGGAGTGCCACCGTGTGGAGGCCCAGCTGGCTCTGAAAGAGGCTCGCAGGGAGATCCAGCAGCTTAAACAGGTTGTAGATGTTGTCCGATCCAGTCTGGGAGACACTGACACAGGGGTGCAGAAGTGCTTCCAAGACATAAACCTCCAGAACCACAAGCTGGAGTCTTTATTGCAAAGCATGGAGATGGCTCAGATCAGCACCACCAAATCAGGAGAACCCCTGGCAGGTGGAGGGGTGGTGGGGGCAGGGCTGGAGGTCAGCGAGGGCCTGGTGGAGTCTTCCGAAGGCTCCCCAGCTCGCTCGCTTACCCGCAGCTCTACCTACACCAAGCTGAGTGACCAGACCGGCCCGGAACGTGGGGGTAATGAAAGCGGGTGTGACATTCCATGTTTGTCAGGCGAGGGCACACAGGACAGCGGGTTTGTTTGCTGCGGAGACAGCGGAAGAGGAGCCAGCAAGGCAGATCTGCTCCTGGAGGCTGCATTTTTGTCTCAAGAGACTGCTTCGCTGCTCAATGCGTACTCCCGCCTGCCACACTCCTCCACTTATGAGGCGCTGTGCAACAGTGAGCCTGGAGTTGTGCCACTCCGCTGCAGTGGGATCGGAATGGGAACCAGTGTTAGCATAAGTAATCCATGTCTGTCGCATCATCACTTATACCTGCACCACCTCCGTGAGCAAGGCATTCAAACCGACCATTCCCCGGCTTCAGCCCCTGCCCACGGCCCCAGTACATCTTTTAACTCTGATCTGGACACTATTGCTGAGCGTACCTTCCGCTCTCAGGCCTGCAGCCCGACCTCTACGTGGATGTCTGATGAGGGAGATGATCTGGAGTCGGTAACTACAGAGTCAGCCATTACTGCAACAGTTGCCACAACTTCCTTTGTCAACGATTTTTCCACTAAGTCTGCAACGGTTGTAGCAATGGAGCCTTGCGCACCAACTGTATCAGTTACAAAAGGACCTGCATCTTTAGCGTTGATCCCCATGGAGTCTTCTGTCAAGGAGACTactgtttcagcatccctcaCAGTCTTACCAATCACAACGACAGCTTTGACCACAGAGACCATTGGATCTCCAGTAACTAACTCTGTTCAACCTCTAACAGACCCTTTGCCAGACCCTGACACCTCCCCTTGCTCTGTGCAGCCATTGGTTGAGACAGAAGAGGACACCCTTCCACAGACCACTCAGCCTCGTAGTGTACTTACAGAGGCTGGGGTTGCAGGGGATAATGTTATCGATATAGATGCAGATGATGAAGATGAGGTTGATGAGAGTGCTACGAACACAGAGTCCAAGTCGTCTGGCTGTGGTTTACCAGTGAAGAACTACTGGAGCCGGCACTTCCTAGTGGATTTGCTTGCAGTGGTCGTGCCGGTGGTGCCCACAGTGGCATGGCTCTGTCGGGGTCCACACCGGGATGGTCAGCCTATGTACCATATTGGTTCTCTATTGCGGGGTTGCTGCACCGTGGCCCTCCATTCCCTGCGCCGAGGAGGTGGTCTTCGACATTACCCCGCAGGAGGAGGTGGTCCAGGAGGAATGAATATATGA